Proteins encoded together in one Gigantopelta aegis isolate Gae_Host chromosome 8, Gae_host_genome, whole genome shotgun sequence window:
- the LOC121380203 gene encoding uncharacterized protein LOC121380203, with amino-acid sequence MKTAYFFVVLLALTFVPEHVDGWFFRSVRRIRFSPYHTLGCMAACKWARSWACKACKRKRGLDVPDADEDDVTKVMHDLDLNGDGFVELVEIAHVTGLKMSNPILLAKFHKADTDGDGELDLPELAAFHFENKKEFLEAIAEHGH; translated from the exons ATGAAGACTGCTTATTTCTTCGTGGTTCTGCTGGCCTTGACCTTCGTCCCAGAGCACGTGGATGGCTGGTTTTTCCGGTCTGTGCGCAGAATTCGCTTCAGTCCGTACCACACGCTGGGTTGTATGGCGGCCTGCAAGTGGGCCAGGAGCTGGGCGTGTAAGGCCTGCAAGAGGAAGAGGGGACTCGATGTGCCGGATGCAGATGAG GATGACGTCACCAAGGTTATGCATGATTTGGATTTGAACGGAGATGGTTTTGTTGAACTTGTCGAGATCGCTCACGTGACGGGTCTGAAAATGTCTAATCCAATTCTACTGGCTAAATTCCACAAAGCCGATACAGACG GTGATGGCGAACTGGACCTACCTGAATTGGCAGCTTTCCACTTCGAGAACAAAAAGGAAT TTCTGGAAGCCATTGCCGAGCACGGACATTAA